A part of Podarcis muralis chromosome 15, rPodMur119.hap1.1, whole genome shotgun sequence genomic DNA contains:
- the LRRTM4 gene encoding leucine-rich repeat transmembrane neuronal protein 4 isoform X3: MGFHVIKQLRGMSAVLVLLPTVLFVTLTGAQRACPKNCRCDGKIVYCESHAFRDIPQNISGGSQGLSLRYNSIQKLKPNQFAGLHQLIWLYLDHNYISSVDEDAFQGIRRLKELILSSNKITHLQNKTFHPVPNLRNLDLSYNKLQALQSEQFKGLRKLLILHLRSNSLKTVPIRVFQDCRNLDFLDLGYNRLRSLSRNAFAGLLKLTELHLEHNQFSKINFAHFPRLFNLRSIYLQWNRIRSISQGLTWTWSSLHNLDLSGNDIAGIEPGTFQCLPNLQKLNLDSNKLTNISQETVNAWISLISITLSGNMWECTRSICPLFNWLKSFKGNKESTMICAGPKHIQGEKVSDAVETYNICAEIPVVVTEKPYQAPKTQQRPIFVPKPTLPKLEDYQPTSFTANPSPDFPTSGPEPEYEHVSFHKIIAGSVALFLSVAMILLVIYVSWKRYPASMKQLQQHSLMKRRRKKARESERQMNSPLQEYYVDYKPTNSETMDVSVNGSGPCTYTISGSRECEV; the protein is encoded by the coding sequence TCAGAGACATCCCTCAGAACATTTCCGGAGGGTCTCAAGGCTTATCGTTGCGGTACAACAGCATCCAGAAGCTTAAGCCAAATCAGTTTGCAGGCCTTCACCAACTCATATGGCTATACCTTGACCATAATTACATCAGTTCCGTAGATGAGGATGCATTCCAGGGCATCCGTAGGCTGAAGGAATTAATTCTGAGCTCCAACAAAATTACCcacctgcaaaacaaaacatttcaccCAGTCCCCAACCTCCGCAATCTGGACCTGTCATACAACAAGCTGCAGGCACTGCAGTCTGAGCAGTTTAAAGGTCTCCGCAAGCTCTTGATCTTGCACTTACGTTCAAACTCATTGAAAACCGTTCCGATTCGAGTTTTCCAAGATTGTCGCAATCTCGATTTTCTGGATTTGGGCTACAATCGCCTACGGAGTTTATCCCGCAACGCTTTTGCTGGCCTCTTGAAGCTAACGGAGCTCCACTTGGAGCACAACCAGTTTTCTAAGATCAACTTTGCTCACTTTCCACGTCTCTTCAACCTCCGCTCAATCTACTTGCAATGGAATAGGATCAGATCCATCAGCCAAGGTTTAACGTGGACTTGGAGTTCCTTACACAACTTGGATTTATCAGGGAATGACattgcagggattgaacctgggacgttcCAGTGCCTGCCCAACTTGCAGAAACTCAACCTGGATTCCAACAAACTCACCAACATCTCTCAGGAGACTGTCAATGCCTGGATTTCTTTAATATCCATCACTCTCTCTGGAAATATGTGGGAATGTACTCGGAGCATTTGCCCTCTATTTAATTGGCTTAAAAGCTTCAAAGGAAACAAGGAAAGTACCATGATTTGTGCAGGCCCAAAGCATATCCAGGGTGAGAAAGTGAGTGATGCTGTAGAAACCTACAACATTTGTGCTGAAATTCCCGTCGTGGTGACTGAAAAGCCCTACCAGGCCCCTAAAACTCAGCAGAGGCCCATCTTTGTTCCAAAGCCTACTCTTCCCAAACTGGAAGACTATCAGCCAACCTCTTTTACAGCAAATCCTTCTCCAGATTTCCCAACATCTGGACCAGAGCCAGAGTATGAGCATGTTTCCTTTCACAAGATTATTGCTGGAAGTGTGGCCCTCTTTCTATCGGTGGCTATGATTTTGTTGGTCATCTACGTCTCATGGAAGCGCTACCCAGCCAGCATGAAGCAGCTCCAGCAACACTCTCTTATGAAGAGGCGCCGAAAAAAAGCTCGAGAGTCTGAAAGGCAAATGAACTCCCCTTTACAGGAGTATTATGTGGACTACAAGCCGACAAATTCCGAGACCATGGATGTATCGGTTAATGGATCTGGACCCTGCACGTATACCATTTCTGGCTCCAGGGAATGTGAGGTATGA